In Cupriavidus basilensis, one genomic interval encodes:
- a CDS encoding NRDE family protein — MCLILVAWQSHPDYALVVAGNRDEFYARPAAPVHWWEDAPQVLAGRDMAEVIGEPGTWMGLAGDGRFAALTNYRAPSEKRTDARSRGELVAGFLRGDSDPQSYLSGLVPRTGAYNGFNLLACDLRELWWYSNRGASPYPQRLKPGIYGLSNALLDTPWPKVRSRVGALAETLAADTGLAGASIEPYLDLLANDRQALDSELPRTGVTPEWEKLLSSAFIRSPSYGTRASTVLRVRHDGRFELSERSFDANGRTGEVSYRGHLRVARDAGSVQAPR, encoded by the coding sequence ATGTGCTTGATTCTGGTGGCCTGGCAATCGCACCCGGACTATGCCCTGGTGGTGGCCGGCAACCGCGACGAGTTCTATGCCCGCCCGGCGGCGCCCGTGCATTGGTGGGAAGACGCCCCCCAGGTGCTGGCCGGCCGCGACATGGCGGAAGTGATCGGCGAGCCAGGCACCTGGATGGGCCTGGCCGGCGACGGCCGCTTTGCCGCCCTGACCAATTACCGCGCCCCGTCCGAGAAACGCACCGATGCGCGCTCGCGCGGTGAGCTGGTGGCCGGATTCCTGCGTGGCGACAGCGATCCGCAATCCTATCTGTCCGGGCTGGTGCCCCGCACCGGCGCCTACAACGGCTTCAACTTGCTGGCGTGCGACCTGCGCGAGCTCTGGTGGTACAGCAACCGCGGCGCCTCGCCCTATCCGCAACGCCTCAAGCCCGGCATCTATGGCCTGTCCAACGCCTTGCTGGATACGCCGTGGCCCAAGGTGCGCAGCCGCGTCGGCGCGCTCGCCGAGACACTTGCGGCCGACACCGGCCTGGCCGGCGCCAGCATCGAGCCCTATCTCGACCTGCTGGCCAACGATCGGCAGGCCCTGGATTCCGAGCTTCCACGCACGGGGGTGACCCCGGAGTGGGAAAAGCTGCTGTCCTCGGCCTTTATCCGCTCACCCAGCTATGGCACCCGTGCCAGCACCGTGCTGCGCGTGCGCCATGACGGCCGCTTCGAACTCAGCGAACGCAGCTTCGACGCCAACGGCCGCACCGGCGAGGTGTCCTACCGTGGGCACCTGCGCGTTGCCCGCGACGCCGGCTCGGTGCAAGCGCCGCGCTAA
- a CDS encoding LysR substrate-binding domain-containing protein — MAAVNFDLDVLRSFVVGMELGSYARAADRLGRSTSAVSAQLKKLEEQAGTAIFRKAGRGLALTEAGETMLAYARRLLELNDEAAAAVHGVALEGWVRFGLQQDFGEVLLPEVLGRFARAHPKVKIEARVARNIELLDNVAAGRLDLALAWDDGVRMPHVEQVAMLPMRWIGPAAARAPWQGDGPLPLVAFEPPCRFRSAGTAALDRAGIAWRVAFSSASLGGLWAGAAAGLGLTIRTGMGLPPSVRAWEPGEGGLPALPSLALALYRKDAELEAPATRLAGIVSEAVRAALPARLAAVA; from the coding sequence ATGGCAGCGGTGAACTTCGACCTTGATGTACTGCGCAGCTTCGTCGTCGGCATGGAGCTCGGCAGCTATGCCCGGGCCGCAGACCGGCTTGGCCGCTCCACCTCGGCGGTCAGCGCGCAGCTCAAGAAGCTGGAGGAGCAGGCGGGCACGGCGATCTTTCGCAAGGCCGGGCGGGGACTGGCGCTGACGGAGGCGGGCGAGACCATGCTGGCCTATGCCCGCAGGCTGCTGGAACTCAACGATGAGGCCGCGGCCGCCGTGCACGGCGTGGCGCTGGAAGGCTGGGTGCGGTTCGGCCTGCAGCAGGACTTTGGCGAGGTGCTGCTGCCCGAGGTGCTTGGCCGGTTCGCCCGCGCGCACCCCAAGGTGAAGATCGAGGCACGCGTGGCGCGCAACATCGAGCTGCTGGACAACGTGGCCGCCGGCCGCCTGGACCTGGCGCTGGCGTGGGACGATGGCGTGCGCATGCCGCATGTGGAGCAGGTGGCGATGTTGCCGATGCGCTGGATCGGGCCCGCCGCCGCGCGTGCGCCGTGGCAAGGCGACGGCCCGCTGCCCTTGGTGGCATTCGAGCCGCCATGCCGTTTCCGCTCCGCGGGCACGGCCGCCCTGGACCGCGCCGGCATTGCCTGGCGGGTGGCTTTTAGCAGCGCGAGCCTGGGCGGCCTGTGGGCAGGGGCGGCGGCCGGGCTGGGGCTGACCATCCGCACCGGCATGGGCTTGCCACCTTCCGTGCGGGCCTGGGAACCGGGCGAGGGCGGCCTGCCTGCGTTGCCCTCGCTGGCGCTGGCGCTTTACCGCAAGGATGCCGAGCTGGAGGCACCCGCCACCCGGCTGGCAGGCATCGTGAGCGAGGCGGTTCGGGCTGCATTGCCGGCCAGGCTGGCGGCCGTGGCTTGA
- a CDS encoding MFS transporter has protein sequence MPRAPAPLPFAAASAPAGAALAPRHGPGHRWKVLALGVAANASFAAAFSGIPTTAVLMRAGYRISDGELGFCLGMMGLGIAASEVPWGLLTDRWGDRRVLLTGLMATALWLALMAVFVAPLPVHIPGNAALALGLLGLGLLGGSVNGSSGRAVMAWFREGERGLAMSIRQTAVPAGGGIGALMLPLLAQSFGFAAVYGALAAFCGVTAAFAWHWMHEPPAEPARATLPAGGVAGKAGPGPLRSAQVWRLVCGMGLMCVPQVAVLTFGTIYLHDFSHIGIAAAGMAVAAVQAGAAVMRVWSGRWTDRHGNRRVYMRACSLLTLLVFATLAALTWLCAAAPGWHALLTPVLMACLVLGGICTSAWHGVAFTELATIAGASRAGTALGLGNTFAFSGFFLVPLAIPAMAADHGWAAVWLAASASALLARPLFARQARA, from the coding sequence GTGCCCCGCGCTCCCGCCCCGCTCCCGTTTGCCGCTGCGTCTGCCCCCGCCGGCGCAGCCCTCGCCCCACGCCATGGCCCGGGCCATCGCTGGAAAGTGCTGGCCCTCGGCGTCGCGGCCAATGCCAGCTTTGCCGCGGCGTTCTCGGGCATTCCCACCACGGCGGTGCTGATGCGCGCCGGCTACCGGATCAGCGATGGCGAGCTGGGTTTTTGCCTGGGCATGATGGGCCTTGGCATTGCGGCGAGCGAAGTGCCGTGGGGCTTGCTGACCGACCGCTGGGGCGACCGCCGCGTGCTGCTGACCGGCTTGATGGCCACCGCGCTGTGGCTGGCGTTGATGGCGGTGTTCGTGGCGCCGCTGCCCGTCCATATCCCGGGCAACGCCGCGCTGGCGCTAGGCCTGTTGGGGCTGGGCCTGCTGGGCGGCAGCGTCAACGGCTCCAGCGGCCGCGCCGTGATGGCATGGTTCCGCGAAGGCGAACGGGGCCTGGCCATGAGCATCCGCCAGACCGCGGTGCCCGCCGGGGGCGGGATTGGCGCGCTGATGCTGCCGCTGCTGGCGCAGTCCTTTGGCTTTGCCGCAGTCTACGGCGCGCTGGCGGCGTTCTGCGGCGTCACCGCGGCCTTTGCCTGGCACTGGATGCACGAGCCGCCGGCCGAGCCGGCGCGCGCTACGTTGCCCGCAGGCGGCGTGGCCGGCAAGGCAGGGCCCGGCCCGCTGAGAAGCGCGCAGGTCTGGCGGCTGGTGTGCGGCATGGGCCTGATGTGCGTGCCGCAAGTGGCTGTGCTGACATTCGGAACGATCTACCTGCACGATTTCAGCCACATCGGCATTGCCGCGGCGGGCATGGCCGTGGCGGCGGTGCAGGCAGGCGCCGCCGTCATGCGGGTGTGGAGCGGCCGCTGGACCGACCGCCATGGCAACCGCCGCGTCTATATGCGCGCCTGCAGCTTGCTGACCTTGCTTGTGTTCGCCACGCTGGCGGCGCTGACCTGGCTGTGTGCCGCCGCGCCGGGCTGGCACGCCTTACTGACGCCGGTGCTGATGGCATGCCTGGTGCTGGGCGGCATCTGCACATCGGCCTGGCATGGTGTGGCCTTCACCGAGCTGGCGACGATCGCGGGCGCCAGCCGCGCCGGCACCGCGCTCGGGCTAGGCAACACCTTTGCGTTTTCGGGCTTTTTTCTGGTGCCGCTGGCGATCCCGGCGATGGCTGCCGACCATGGCTGGGCGGCCGTGTGGCTGGCGGCCAGCGCGAGCGCGCTATTGGCGCGGCCCTTGTTTGCGCGTCAGGCCCGCGCCTGA